A stretch of DNA from Schizosaccharomyces osmophilus chromosome 2, complete sequence:
AATGACATTGTCAGAGggtaaaggaaaaaatggGTTGAACACTGCGACTGGTAATGGCAAAAAGTCTGGATACAGAGCAAGAGGGGCCAAATCTAATGTTAATGCTGAACCGCAGCGAGAGAAACCAGAAGTGGATTTAAATGACGATAATACGTCTGAAGAAACAAGTCAAATTGACGGGGAAGATGATGCCAATACCCAAGACGAGGATGAAGCAGAGTTATCTAAAGGTCATCAACGAGGAAAAAAGTATGATGAAGACAATAATGAAATAGCCGACAAGATGTatacgaaagaaaaatcgcCGAAAGAGAATGTGGAAGacgaacaaaaaaatcaggAAACTTACAAGCAATCTGCAAATACGTCTGCCAccaatttaaataaattagaCGCTGATATGGAGGACGATAAAACCGACATGGAAGAGCAAGCTGATGAGTCTTTCGATGGTGATAATACGATGGAAGATGATCTTTTGAAGGAGTAGCGTACTTTCCACGAGTCATCTACTCATACCAATGgctttaaaaaacattggttattttgtttatcaTTTATGTCTGTCATATTATGTATATTCTGTACGTTTAGTTCTTTAACTTTTGATTATTATAATTTGCATTATTTAATAGAAATGTCTTTTTGTACTCTTGCTATTTCATGTTAATTTATAGAGGCACTTTGTCATTCAATCTAGTCTACGTTTACGATTCATCTAAGCATTGATATATCAAGAATGAGTAGCATGTTACATGCACAGAAGAAGTAGGCGAGAATAGCCATAAATGAGAAAAGCTTTCATGCTTTATTCAGATGTGTATATTTATTTGGGACTTACCGATCATAGATATTAGTACACTATAAAATCGTTTCACTTTGACAttactttctctttcttccaattgCAAAAAATCATATTAATACTGTCTATTTgcttaataaaaaaggtatAGCTGATATTATATCTCTGATTTGTGAACAGGCGAAAATAACTATTCCCGTACTTGTTCGCAAATGAATGATCAGAATAGAAAATTTACTAACGTTTTATACAGTTCAGTCATTCAATCATTTCcatcttttttgttcacGATAgatttatttcattttttgaagaattccAAAGGTTGAGCCTTTACTGTGAAGCTATTCCAatatgaataaaataaaaaaccgAGGTAGCAATTGTTCAAATGCAAACTTGAAAGAGAAACCTGAGTCCGATGATCCAACTGTTATTCAAACGGGCGCAATCAAGATTGAAAAGTCTGCGGTTCCATCCAAAAACTCAAAATCTCTCTTAACTTGGGATGAATTAGAACCCTGGCAACAGGATAACCAGTACATTATTTCAGCATATCGGCCTGccactttttcttttcccgGAAGCCTCAAAAGCATTCTTTACTTGCACAATGAATCTATAAATATTTGGTCGCACCTATTAGGAGCAAtcgtctttcttttctttattatacGTTCAGAGAGGATACTTGTACGAGAAACCACTACTTCTCAGGATGTTTATGTCTTTATGGTATTTTTGATTAGTGCTCTGACAATGCTTTTTTGCTCAACTTTTTATCATACTGTATCAAATCATTCAAGTCATGTTTCCAAATATGGGAATAAACTTGATTATCTCGGCATCGTTATTATGATCGTTGGCTCTTTTGTCCCTTGCCTTCATTACGGCTTTGCTTGCCATGCCAGCTTTCGTACACTATATATAGGAAcaatcttttcaattgGTGTGATTGTTGGATCTACATGTATGCTAGATCGCTTTAGGCAACCAGAATGGCGAAGTTTCAGAGCGGTTCTCTTTATAATAATGGGGTTGTTTGGTATATTCCCGGTACTACATGCTCTTTTCATATATACACTTAAAGATCTGCTAGTACGAATGGGTCTCGGATGGCTAATTCTTCAAGGAGCGTTTTACATTGTAGGTGCCACTATTTATGCAAACAGGATACCAGAAAAATGGTATCCAGGCAAATACGACATATTTGGAAGCAGTCATCAATGGTTTCATGTGTGTGTAGTCATCGCTGCTCTTTGCCATTTTCGTGGTCTTTTGATTGCGTATGATTACTTCCATGAAGCGGCTAATtgctaaatttttttggtaacaAATACTAAGCTTCGTTCATTTATTGTTTATACTTGACAAGACCGAATTTAAATTAATTAGGGAAACCTAATATAAGAATAGGACTGGATACCCTTTTTTCGAATTACCTGTTATATAGCACGAGAGGAGTGAGTGTAAAATATATATCAtcattcatttatttaGTAATAAACCATTTCGCTGCTTCAAACGAGGGTGGAAAGTTCATCAGAAGACATTAGAAATCATTTTGTTAGCCTGCATATAAACAGAAAGCAAACGCTCGTTCTTTTCGCGTTCACTCTTAATGTTTTCATCCTCAATTAATAAAGAGTCAAATAGCTCTTCACGATAAAGGCTACTTACAAGGCGATTTTGCACAGCATCTTTCGATGCATTAACGAGTAAGTGCATGATAACTTTGGGAACCTGATCAACGACGATCTTTCTAGTTAAAATGAAGTACGACGTTATAAGTTCTTGAATCAATTCAACTTCAAGTTCTTCACGCTCTGTCATTTCTTCTAGTGCCATGGATTCAACCTCGCTAGAAAGATCAGTCATTTTTACCGGAAAGCTATTAGCATAATTTGATTGTGGTTGGGTGTTGGTTTGATCACTGAGCATATGAACCGGCTCATTCAAAGACAAGCTGTTAGACAATCTTTTGGAGTGCATGGGTGCCCGCTTAACCGAATTGTTGGCACCAAAGACGTAACTAAGAaacgtttttctttcaaggTTGTCCGAACCAAAATTTTGTAACTTCCTATTAGGCGTAACAGACGTAACATCGTCTGAGCTTGCAATGTCCGTAATAGAACTATCGGGattatcattttttgtaGTATCAACTACTGGATTTGAATAAGAAGCCGAACGACGACGAGTAGTAAGATGCTGATTTTTTCTAGCAAGCACATTTGACATGGCTCCCTGAACGCCTAAGAAATCAGGATGGTTAGTATTGATGTAAGCCATCTGTATGGAAATCAAACTTtcaacaaatgaaaacgTAGGAGATAAGTTTTCACGTAATAAATCGCTCACAGTCTCAATCAAGGCAGTTTGAAGCTTTGGAAATCTAGACATATCAGTGTCACCAGAGTAATGACATATTTTCATCAGTTCCTCGTAAACAAGCTCGACACATTCGTGGCAAGGGGGAGCAAGAAGAGCCAGTTGAGGCTTTACAAGTATATCAAATGCCATCTctgaaagaaacaatgtAGCCCTAGAACCAGTGCTATTAAGAATAGCTGTCCGGATATCCGTTATAGACAGATTCTGCAACGGATCGATAGAATTCAAAGTGGTGGAGAACACATTATTGAAAATGGAGTATAAACGAGCACCTCCAGAAAGCTCCTTTGTAGGTATATTGGACGAGTTACCATCTATGCTGGCAATAAATGAATTGGCAAATCTGTTCATAGCCTGTAAAAGTATAATTCCACGTTGAGCTTTATCGGATACTTTAAAAATACCATAGTTTTCTAACTGGGATTGGGTTTGTGAAATTAATGTACTCAAACGTGCTTTAATGTCGGGTAAACGATCTCTTATATGAGCAATCAATAAATTGCTTAAAGTTTTAGCAAGGTAAAACGTTCCGCACCGATTTACAATAGCTCGATACGCAGGATGATTTGcaaagaaatcattttctgacAGAAGAGCATCTCTTAAAGACTTATGAGAAATGATATCGGATTGAGAACGGTTTACAGTTGGAATAAATCCCAACTTTAGAGGATATACGCGTCCACTTAAAATATCCATTGCATTGGTTCCCTGATCCATTAAGTCAAGTTTGGTTAATACACCTATTGTTCGTTTGCCTTTAGGATCAACAAGTCGAGCAAGCTTTAATCCTTCACTATTAACGATATCAAAATTAGCAGGAGACACAGCTAAGATAATTGAATTGGGCTTGCCAATATACTCCATAATCAGCGAACGAGTTTGAGACTCAATGTCCGTAGGTTGATCGCCAACAGGGATTTTCGTGAGACCAGGGAGGTCAATTAAGGTAAGATTTAAGACATGTTTTGAGTAAATTTTAAGGTTAATCGgtaatttgtttattccTTTATTAGCACCAGCAACCCGCAAGGTTTCATTTTCGATTTCAGCGCGAACCTTTCCGAAATCAGTGAAACGAACATTGGGTAAATGGAGAAACTCAGCATATCCCTCCTGGTCGCTTCTATTTTCCAGAGAAGCGGTAGTACCGTCCGTATTGGAAGAATCCTGCTGGGGATCTTCATGATTAACATCGGAattggattcttcttctttcagGTTGATAAGTTGCAAGATCAAGGGCCTTCTGGTGACAATTCCAGTTCCACGGGGTAAAAAATCTTTACCGACTAGATAATTTGTTAGCAATAAAAGTTCCATTCACAAGAAACAGGGTCACTTACCTATATTTTCCAAGACCGATGATTTACCGCAAGATTGAGATCCAACCACGACGATGGAGGGtaaatccaaaaagtcAGAACCGATGGTATTAAACACCAAGTCCTGAAGCTGATTGACTAAGGGAATTAATTTTTCCATATCTGTAACCGGCGTAATTTCTCgaagaaaaggatataACAATTAATAATAAACCAAACTGCTAGAAAGGGACTTTAGAGAATGcgtcaaaagaaaaagatttaaCTAGCCAAGCCGTCCAGGGAGATTGGATcgactttcttttcaatagaacaaaaagaatcgAATAGGATTAACGAAATTGAATAcgatgaaagaaagaggtTTAACTGAAAGGTTAAGGTCCTTGAAGttaaaaaaagcttttttgaCGCAACCGAGAAGGAAtgagtaaaaagaaaaatatacTTGGGTAGTAGTAGGTAGAGAGGGCAAGTCGCCGGTTAGAAAACCAACACAGTGAGGGAAGTATAggaaatcaaataaaaccattcttttcataattaaTTAAGTGAAAGAtgatttcatttcataAATCAAGTCCacatatttcttttccggTCACAGCTTCGTCGCTCAAAGAAACAACCATTCATATTAAGCATTATCTTATGCAACCAAAAACaggaaaacgaaatttatgaataacaatggaaaaaagaactaCTGTTCCTTGTCTTTTTCCCCCttcaaaatacaaaagCAATCGATCGTTCATGTAGTCACTTCTCTATTCCAGCTAATTGTATCGAGTAGGAAAAAATGCTATTTTAAGAGGCTACCAAAGCTTTCATACAAAAGGGATTGGATTGTCCTCTTTCCTTACTTGGATTACGTCGCATTAAACATTAGAAATTTACGTTTTGAAACTTGGGCGTAATTTTACGGTTTTTCGCTGCAACTAGCTCTTACAATTTGGGCATATAATGATTTCAATCATTTAAACTCTCGAAGTTTATTTCTATGCGTAAATTTCCTGACTTTTCCACCGCTTTTCCCTTCCTTTTGGAATTGTTTCCTAGAAAGTGACAAGCAATGTGAATCATGATTCAAAGGGTTTAAAAACGGTTCTCAGGATTTTTATAccaattttttctactAGAACCCTTTCTCTTATGATTCTTTTGACACATACCACCGAACCATTGACTAGTTTTCATTCTCgcattgttttctttcctattttcaaatgtaaacaaaccaaataAGGAAACGCACTACATAGCCTTATCCAAGACGAAGGACAACGAGGTGTGCTAAAAGGATCTTGTTACGAAACGGCCATGCAAAGGTTTTTTGTTCGGTTTTCATAAGATTACGATTCTATAATTATCGCATCCTCTACATAGTATTTTGTATAAATCACCTGCCGTTGACTCGCACCGACAAAAGTAGGGTAGGGCAAGTGG
This window harbors:
- the dnm1 gene encoding mitochondrial dynamin family scission GTPase Dnm1; this translates as MEKLIPLVNQLQDLVFNTIGSDFLDLPSIVVVGSQSCGKSSVLENIVGKDFLPRGTGIVTRRPLILQLINLKEEESNSDVNHEDPQQDSSNTDGTTASLENRSDQEGYAEFLHLPNVRFTDFGKVRAEIENETLRVAGANKGINKLPINLKIYSKHVLNLTLIDLPGLTKIPVGDQPTDIESQTRSLIMEYIGKPNSIILAVSPANFDIVNSEGLKLARLVDPKGKRTIGVLTKLDLMDQGTNAMDILSGRVYPLKLGFIPTVNRSQSDIISHKSLRDALLSENDFFANHPAYRAIVNRCGTFYLAKTLSNLLIAHIRDRLPDIKARLSTLISQTQSQLENYGIFKVSDKAQRGIILLQAMNRFANSFIASIDGNSSNIPTKELSGGARLYSIFNNVFSTTLNSIDPLQNLSITDIRTAILNSTGSRATLFLSEMAFDILVKPQLALLAPPCHECVELVYEELMKICHYSGDTDMSRFPKLQTALIETVSDLLRENLSPTFSFVESLISIQMAYINTNHPDFLGVQGAMSNVLARKNQHLTTRRRSASYSNPVVDTTKNDNPDSSITDIASSDDVTSVTPNRKLQNFGSDNLERKTFLSYVFGANNSVKRAPMHSKRLSNSLSLNEPVHMLSDQTNTQPQSNYANSFPVKMTDLSSEVESMALEEMTEREELEVELIQELITSYFILTRKIVVDQVPKVIMHLLVNASKDAVQNRLVSSLYREELFDSLLIEDENIKSEREKNERLLSVYMQANKMISNVF
- the izh2 gene encoding hemolysin-III family plasma membrane receptor implicated in zinc ion homeostasis Izh2, with protein sequence MNKIKNRGSNCSNANLKEKPESDDPTVIQTGAIKIEKSAVPSKNSKSLLTWDELEPWQQDNQYIISAYRPATFSFPGSLKSILYLHNESINIWSHLLGAIVFLFFIIRSERILVRETTTSQDVYVFMVFLISALTMLFCSTFYHTVSNHSSHVSKYGNKLDYLGIVIMIVGSFVPCLHYGFACHASFRTLYIGTIFSIGVIVGSTCMLDRFRQPEWRSFRAVLFIIMGLFGIFPVLHALFIYTLKDLLVRMGLGWLILQGAFYIVGATIYANRIPEKWYPGKYDIFGSSHQWFHVCVVIAALCHFRGLLIAYDYFHEAANC